A part of Hippopotamus amphibius kiboko isolate mHipAmp2 chromosome 16, mHipAmp2.hap2, whole genome shotgun sequence genomic DNA contains:
- the EXOC3L1 gene encoding exocyst complex component 3-like protein, with translation MDSAAKDKTQPALPPGPEWPEQERAEQLARGAALKWASGIFYRPEQLARLSQYRSREVQRTCSLEARIKSVVQSYLEGVKTGVWQLAWALEAVQGAREALGQAHGLLRGMAEAAQTLEPLREQVVQHKQLQAMSQLLPRLRAVPAAVAHTQTLIDAQRLLEAYVSLRELEQLQEETWAPLGVLELPVFEGLGPLAEALGQAVEAAAGAAGRLAREDPALLVAAVRVAEVDAGRLTSLEQAPRDWRQRCLRALQEGLERIYFGTPLQPGPGALAEWLEALREALPAELAAAEALVAPCCPPHYKVVRLWAHTLHSGLRRCLQQLLEGPEMEAADAFTLLHWALHVYLGPEMMGSLELGPEADVSDLEPLLTLENIEQLEAIFVAKVQASVAQWLQKALDGEVAEWSREQEPDTDPSGFYHSPMPAIVLQILEENIRVTRIVSESLQRRVHGMALSELSAFLRSFSDALIRFSRDHLRGEAAAPHYVPYLLATLNHQSALSSSVSVLQPGWVTPGALAPVEAALDELQRRICRLVLEALLAKLQPLFAAMPSRRWLSSPELLDDVCERTERFCRDFRHVRDPAVQLLLVEAERTVVLQYLRALMQGRLVCRGADERTQAAERLRHDAAQLRELFLGLGLEESVQCAPVLLALRELLNLRDPTLLGLEVAGLRQQFPDVSEDHVSALLDLRGDVSREQRLAALSSLQAGPQPSPPAGRRALFSLVPAPAPPLSSCLPSGSCA, from the exons ATGGACTCAGCAGCCAAGGACAAAACGCAGCCCGCACTTCCTCCTG GGCCTGAGTGGCCGGAGCAGGAGAGGGCAGAGCAGCTGGCCCGGGGTGCGGCACTCAAGTGGGCCTCGGGCATCTTCTACCGGCCAGAGCAGCTGGCCAGGCTCAGCCAGTACCGTAGCCGTGAGGTGCAGCGTACCTGCTCCCTGGAAGCACGCATCAAG TCGGTGGTGCAGTCATACCTGGAAGGTGTGAAGACTGGTGTGTGGCAGCTGGCCTGGGCCCTTGAGGCTGTGCAGGGAGCCCGTGAGGCCCTGGGCCAAGCCCATGGGTTGCTCCGGGGTATGGCTGAGGCTGCACAGACTCTAGAACCCTTGCGGGAGCAGGTTGTACAGCACAAGCAACTGCAGGCCATGTCGCAGCTGCTGCCCCGGCTGCGAGCTG TGCCAGCTGCAGTGGCCCACACACAGACCCTGATTGATGCCCAGCGGCTCTTGGAGGCATATGTGAGCCTTCGGGAACTGGAGCAGCTGCAAGAGGAGACGTGGGCACCTCTCGGGGTCCTGGAGTTGCCAGTCTTTGAGGGGCTGGGCCCTCTGGCTGAGGCTCTGGGCCAGGCAGTGGAGGCAGCTGCAGGGGCTGCGGGGCGGCTGGCACGCGAGGACCCAGCCCTGCTGGTGGCTGCTGTGCGTGTGGCTGAGGTGGATGCCGGGCGGCTAACCTCCTTGGAGCAGGCCCCCCGGGACTGGCGGCAGCGCTGTCTGCGGGCACTACAGGAGGGCTTGGAGCGGATCTACTTTGGGACACCTTTGCAGCCTGGGCCAGGAGCACTAGCAGAGTGGCTGGAGGCTCTGCGGGAGGCTCTACCAGCAGAGCTGGCTGCGGCTGAGGCACTTGTAGCACCCTGCTGCCCACCACACTACAAGGTGGTCCGGCTGTGGGCCCATACCCTGCACAGCGGCCTGCGCCGCTGCCTGCAGCAACTCCTGGAAGGGCCAGAGATGGAAGCTGCTGATGCCTTCACCTTGCTGCACTGGGCACTGCACGTGTACCTGGG GCCAGAAATGATGGGGAGCCTGGAGTTGGGGCCTGAGGCTGATGTGTCTGATCTGGAGCCCCTCCTGACCCTGGAGAACATCGAGCAGTTGGAGGCAATATTTGTGGCCAAAGTCCAG GCAAGTGTGGCCCAGTGGCTACAGAAGGCACTGGATGGGGAGGTAGCTGAGTGGAGCCGAGAGCAGGAGCCTGACACAGACCCTTCTGGCTTCTACCACTCACCCATGCCGGCCATCGTGCTGCAG ATCCTGGAAGAGAACATTCGAGTGACCAGAATAGTCAGCGAGTCACTGCAGCGGCGGGTGCATGGCATGGCACTGTCAGAACTGAGCGCATTCCTGAGGAG CTTCAGTGATGCTCTGATCCGATTCTCCAGAGACCACCTCAGGGGGGAAGCAGCAGCCCCTCATTACGTGCCCTACTTACTGGCCACCCTCAACCACCAATCAGCACTCAG CTCCTCTGTGTCCGTCCTGCAGCCCGGCTGGGTGACTCCAGGGGCCTTGGCTCCGGTGGAGGCAGCGTTGGACGAGTTGCAGAGGAGGATCTGCCGCCTGGTGTTGGAGGCGCTGCTGGCCAAGCTACAG CCCCTATTCGCGGCTATGCCCTCTCGCCGGTGGCTGTCGAGCCCAGAGCTGCTGGATGATGTGTGCGAGCGGACGGAGCGCTTCTGCCGGGACTTCCGACACGTGCGGGATCCTGCGGTCCAG CTACTGCTGGTCGAGGCGGAGCGTACCGTGGTGCTGCAGTACCTACGTGCGCTGATGCAAGGCCGCCTAGTGTGCCGCGGTGCTGACGAGCGGACCCAGGCGGCTGAGCGCCTGCGGCACGATGCCGCTCAGCTTCGGGAGCTTTTCCTCGGTTTG GGCCTGGAGGAGAGCGTTCAGTGCGCGCCAGTGCTGCTCGCCTTGAGGGAGCTGCTGAACCTCCGCGACCCCACGCTGCTTGGCCTCGAGGTGGCAGGCTTGCGACAACAATTTCCCGACGTGAG CGAGGATCACGTCTCCGCCCTCTTGGACCTGCGCGGGGACGTGTCCCGAGAGCAGCGCCTGGCCGCACTCAGCTCTCTGCAGGCCGGCCCGCAGCCCTCGCCCCCGGCGGGTCGCCGCGCACTCTTCAGCCTCGTGCCAGCACCTGCACCCCCGctgtcctcctgcctcccctcggGGTCCTGTGCCTGA
- the MATCAP1 gene encoding microtubule-associated tyrosine carboxypeptidase 1, which produces MVLDSGAQVYEQAPPSPPASPSSLGHRLRPSDRDGTALYPWPPSLALPLALSVPPALRPRPELQPFSELHLGYRGHMRRSESTYTVNSTGRRGGSTQGRAAPGRGQDHGGGTLRPAASLPHIAKTRKDAGRTASKSPCMLVALRPTNMDRERDKFFQSHYTYNPQFEYQEPMPTAVLEKYREASGQFIHQAVGIIEAVLEKFGTYEHFEAATGGQLLTKCQIWSIVRKYMQKEGCVGEVVVQLSEDLLSQAVMMVENSRPTLAINLTGARQYWLEGMLRHEIGTHYLRGVNNARQPWRSTEGRLQYGLRPANPTEEGLASLHSVLFRKQPFLWRAALLYYTIHRAARMSFRQLFQDLARYVQDADVRWEYCVRAKRGQTDTSLPGCFSKDQVYLDGIVRILRHRQTIDFPLLTSLGKVSYEDVDHLRPHGVLDNTRVPHFMQDLARYRQQLEHIMTTNRLDEAELGRLLPD; this is translated from the exons ATGGTGCTGGACTCAGGGGCTCAGGTGTATGAGCAGGCACCCCCGAGCCCGCCAGCCAGTCCCTCATCCTTGGGCCATAGGCTGAGGCCCTCAGACCGAGATGGGACAGCACTGTatccctggcctccctccctggCCTTGCCCCTGGCTCTGTCAGTTCCCCCAGCCCTGCGGCCCCGGCCTGAGCTGCAGCCCTTCTCAGAGCTGCACTTGGGCTACCGTGGCCATATGCGTCGCAGTGAGAGCACCTACACCGTAAACAGTACTGGCCGGCGGGGGGGCAGCACCCAGGGTCGGGCCGCACCTGGACGGGGACAGGACCACGGTGGAGGCACCCTGCGGCCTGCGGCCTCCCTGCCTCACATTGCTAAGACTCGAAAGGATGCAGGTCGTACTGCCAGCAAGAGCCCCTGCATGTTGGTGGCTCTGCGGCCAACGAACATGGACCGTGAGCGGGACAAATTCTTCCAGTCCCATTACACCTACAACCCACAGTTCGAGTACCAGGAGCCCATGCCTACGGCTGTGCTGGAGAAGTACCGTGAGGCCTCTGGACAGTTCATCCATCAG GCAGTTGGCATCATTGAGGCTGTTCTGGAGAAGTTTGGTACCTATGAACACTTTGAGGCTGCGACTGGGGGCCAGCTGCTGACAAAGTGCCAGATCTGGTCCATTGTGCGCAAATACATGCAGAAGGAGGGCTGCGTTGGGGAG GTTGTGGTGCAGCTGAGTGAGGACCTGCTGTCCCAAGCAGTGATGATGGTGGAGAACAGCCGACCAACGTTGGCCATCAACCTGACTGGAGCCCGCCAGTATTGGTTGGAGGGCATGCTGCGGCACGAGATAG GCACCCACTACCTGCGGGGCGTGAACAACGCGCGGCAGCCATGGCGCAGCACTGAGGGCCGCCTGCAGTACGGGCTGCGGCCAGCGAACCCCACCGAGGAGGGCCTGGCCAGCCTGCACAGCGTGCTGTTCCGCAAGCAGCCCTTTCTGTGGCGCGCTGCGCTCCTCTACTACACCATCCACCGCGCCGCGCGCATGTCCTTCCGCCAGCTCTTCCAGGACCTGGCGCGCTACGTGCAGGACGCCGACGTGCGCTGGGAGTACTGCGTGCGTGCCAAGCGCGGCCAGACTGACACTTCGCTGCCCG GCTGCTTCAGCAAGGACCAGGTGTACCTGGATGGCATCGTGCGCATTCTGCGGCATCGCCAGACCATTGATTTCCCGCTGCTGACCTCGCTGGGCAAG GTGTCCTATGAGGATGTAGATCACCTTCGGCCCCATGGGGTGCTGGACAACACCCGAGTGCCCCACTTCATGCAGGACTTAGCGCGCTACCGGCAGCAGCTGGAGCACATCATGACCACCAACCGGCTGGATGAGGCAGAGCTGGGCCGCCTGCTGCCTGACTGA
- the NOL3 gene encoding nucleolar protein 3, translating into MGNTQERPSETIDRERKRLVETLQADSGLLLDALLARGVLTGPEYEALDALPDAERRVRRLLLLVQSKGEAACQELLSCAQRTVRVPDPAWDWQHVGTGYRERSYDPPCPGHWTPEAAGSGTACPWLPRVSDCDEARGPEDSEAAQSGTLEETEPELEAETSEGAEPEMEPQMDPEPEPEPEPEPEPELEPEPDLEAGDEAEDS; encoded by the exons ATGGGCAACACGCAGGAGAGGCCATCAGAGACGATCGACCGCGAGCGGAAACGCCTGGTAGAGACGCTGCAGGCTGACTCGGGGCTGCTGCTGGATGCGCTGCTGGCACGGGGCGTGCTTACCGGGCCCGAGTACGAGGCGTTGGACGCGCTGCCAGACGCCGAGCGCAGAGTGCGCcgcctgctgctgctggtgcaAAGCAAGGGCGAGGCCGCCTGCCAGGAGCTGCTGAGCTGCGCCCAGCGAACCGTGCGCGTGCCCGACCCCGCCTGGGACTGGCAGCACGTGGGCACTG GCTACCGGGAACGAAGCTACGACCCTCCATGCCCAGGCCACTGGACTCCTGAGGCAGCTGGCTCAGGGACCGCATGCCCCTGGCTGCCCAGAGTTTCAGACTGCGACGAGGCCCGGGGTCCTGAGGACTCCGAGGCAGCACAATCTGGAACCCTCGAGGAAACGGAGCCAGAGCTGGAAGCTGAGACCTCTGAAGGGGCTGAGCCGGAGATGGAACCCCAAATGGATCCGGaaccagagccagagccagaacCAGAGCCAGAGCCGGAACTGGAGCCGGAGCCTGACCTCGAGGCTGGGGATGAAGCTGAAG ATTCTTGA